The nucleotide sequence aataaaacaattaagagAATCCGTGCGAACGATTTTGgccattaaacattttttttttagccatcAACTGCTCCGAAGCTATAGCTTGTGCGAATGTAAGCGTCGCAGTCGCCGTCTATCGTGTTGGCCAAGCTGCGTTTGAGCCGCAAAAGAGCGGCTTAGAACCCGTAGCTTAGCCAAACCAAAGCCGAAGTCGTGCGAATTTACAGACGCTTGCGCCGGCAGCGACGTCTTTTTGGGCAGAGGCGCAAAAAACGCCAGCTCTGTAATAGCCAGCGAAGAGCGGAGAATCTGTATAAATACCAAAAGGTTCTGCGTATTCCTCATTAGAGTTTCGGTTTTACTGCTGTGAACAAGCAACTCATCGGACAATATGGTACGATTCGACAATTTAGGAGCCATCGAATCGCCACTGAAGGACTAAACTAAACAAATTTCCCAACTGTCTCTTGCAGAAACTCTTCCTGGTCGCTTTTGCCGTGATCGCAGCCGTGGCTGCCGATGTCAGCCACCTGCCCTCCAACGAGTACCTGCCTCCCGTCCAGGAGCAGCAGATCATCGCCGGACCCAGCAACGAGTACCTGCCTCCCGTGCAGGCCGAGTCTGCCCCCGCCCATGAGCTGGCCGATGATGGCTACCGGTACAAGACCCACAAGCGCGTGGTGgtccgccgccaccgccgtgACGTCAACGAGCTCTTCAACGAGTACCTGCCCCCCTTCGCAGCTCCTTCCAACGAGTACCTGGCTCCTGCTGAGGGTGCTCCTGAGACCATCTTGGCCGATGATGGATACCGTTACAAGACCCACAAGCGCGTGGTAACCCGCCGTCACCGTCGTGATGTGAGCCACTTGCCCTCCAACGAGTACCTGCCCCCAGTCCAGGCTGCTGCTCCTTCCAACGAGTATCTGCCCCCAGTGTCCGCCCCCGTCCAGGTTGCTGCCCCAGCTCCCGCTCCAGTTCAGATCGCCGCCCCTGTCCAGCTGGCCGCCCCCGCTCCTGTCGTGGTTGAGGCTGAGCCCGCCCATGAGCTGGCCGATGACGGTTACCGTTACAAGACCCATCGTCGCGTTGTTtaccgccgccaccgccgtgACGTCAACGAGCTCTCCAACGAGTACCTGCCCCCCTTCGCAGCTCCTTCCAACGAGTACCTGGCTCCCGCTGAGACTGCTCCTGAGACCGACTTGGCCGTTGATGGATACCGCTACAAGACCCACAAGCGCGTGGTAACCCGCCGTCACCGTCGTGATGTGAACGAGCTCTCCAACGAGTACTTGCCTCCCGTGCAGTCTGCTCCCTCTGCCGAGTACCTTGCCCCCCAGGAAAACACCGTCGAGGCGGCTCCCGCCCATGTCCTGGCTGATGATGGATACGTCTACAAGACCCACAAGCGCGTTGTGTTGCGCCGCCACTAAATCATCCGATAAAGGCTTCACTAGGTGATCGAATTGTGCTCATTTTTGAGTGCAGACCCTACTATTAGAATACCTCTTTTTCATTCAAATACAATAATACGATAACGAATCCATACATTCAgctctttttaattttattatgttGGGTGTACGAGCTGGGTGATAAAAGGttatatgtatagaattgACTGAAGGAGGAATATATTCGGATAAAACATAAATCTTTGCGGATAATATATAAACCagagaataataaaaaacgaCAAAGTTTTTAAACATGTATTAAcctatttaaaaataataatttaatgtaataatataaaaagGTTTTAGGGCTAGAATATATTCATTATTTCACGATCTAATTATACACATAAGAACGTGGGATTAGAGAAGCAATATACACTTGACACAtaatcgaaattgaaatctATTTATGCCGAAGCTTCCGCAATCTCATCTTCAAAAAGTTCAAGCCTGCTTAACGCTTTTAGACCATTTACCTACAAAAGTAAGGGTATGTTAACTTTCTTGGATGGTGTGTCTTTTTAATATGCcgttattaatttaataggTTTTTATGACCTAAACGCTtatgtaatttattaaaatgttattttatagtggatatattatttatatacgatttgcaattaaatataGAAACGTTTTGTTAGCAGAATCTAGTTCGAGGAATAGAATTAATTACCCCGTTTTATTAATGTTTTCCTTCGACTCTTCATAAAAGGTAATTTTTCCAAAAGTGTATTCAGTTCATTTTGTTCAGGTTTTCTTTCAGCCGGTGATATACAATCGCTTTCGACAGTCACATCTATGTATTGTTTCGGCATTGAGGTCGTGATTTATTTCCGCAATTTGATTGCTTTTTCGGCAGTCATTTCGCTTCTTACCAACTGTTTTTAGCCTTTTCTCCGCTCCGCTATCGAACATCTGCTTTTATTACCCGAAGTCATAGAACCCGATTAGTACCAGTTGATTAAGCCACAATATAATTATCGACAATTAAGCAAATTGAGCTGGGGTGGGTCGGAATTGGGAATCGAAATTGGCACGCGTTTGGTCTGGGAGAAATTGGCAAGTGCGGATAGGGGAACAATGGAACCTGATCTTGGCCACTAAGTATTAACGAAAtatacttaaaatattaagtgGCCGTTTGGATGATTTGGCGGTTAGGCCGGGGGTGAAAGGGGGACTCCCAAATCGTGGCTCATGATCTCGCTGGAGTTGAGCAGAGCGCAAAACCCGTTGCAAACCTGCTTGCAAAACTATAATGGATATGTTTTGGCGGTGTCACTAAATAcaaattcataaattaaatagtcaaatgcaaatttctcgCCGCAGGCCGGTGATTAGAATCATATAAATAAGCCGCAGAACATTGTCTAAGGCATCACTTCCACTTGCACTCTCCGTTCAACTGGACAGCCGAGCACCCAGCAAAATGGTATTAACCAGGAACGGTGCGCCATTAGGATAATCAGCTAATATGTGCCATTTTCTCCATTGCAGAAATTCTTCTTGTTCTGCGCCTTCATCGCCGCCGTGGCCGCTGATGTCAGCCACCTGCCATCTAGCCAGTACCTGCCCCCCGGCCGTGGAGCAGCATCGGCTCCCGTGGCTTCCTACTCTGCTCCTTCCCAGAGCTACAGCGTAGAGGCCTCGGCCCCAG is from Drosophila melanogaster chromosome 3L and encodes:
- the CG7465 gene encoding uncharacterized protein, producing MKLFLVAFAVIAAVAADVSHLPSNEYLPPVQEQQIIAGPSNEYLPPVQAESAPAHELADDGYRYKTHKRVVVRRHRRDVNELFNEYLPPFAAPSNEYLAPAEGAPETILADDGYRYKTHKRVVTRRHRRDVSHLPSNEYLPPVQAAAPSNEYLPPVSAPVQVAAPAPAPVQIAAPVQLAAPAPVVVEAEPAHELADDGYRYKTHRRVVYRRHRRDVNELSNEYLPPFAAPSNEYLAPAETAPETDLAVDGYRYKTHKRVVTRRHRRDVNELSNEYLPPVQSAPSAEYLAPQENTVEAAPAHVLADDGYVYKTHKRVVLRRH